The DNA window CGAGCGATCTCTATCTCACGCTGATGGCGGTGGACCCGGAGGGCGGGGACCACGCGACGGTACGGGCGATCGTGAACCCGGGGATCGTATGGCTCTGGATCGGGGGGATGATCATGGGCGTGGGCGCCCTGATCGCGATCTGGCCGTGGGGCCGCAGCCGGGTGCGGGCCGCGGGGGCCGAACTGCTCGCCGATCCGGCGGCCGCGGCATGAGGGGCTGGTGGCGGTGGGCCCTGCCCGCGGCGGCCCTGCCCGTCCTGGCGCTCCTCTACTGGGGGCTGGGGCAGGACCAGCGGCGGCTTCCCTCCGCCCTCGAGGGACGCGAGGCGCCCGCGTTCCGGCTCGCGAACCTCTACAGTCCGAGCGATTCGGTGAGCCTGAGCGACTTCGAGGGCAAGGTGGTCGTGCTCAACTACTGGGCTTCGTGGTGCATCCCGTGCATCAGCGAACACCCGGTGCTCGTCCGGATGCGCGAGACGTACGACCCGGAGGAGGTCGCGCTGATCGGCGTCCTTTTCCAGGACACGCCGGAGAACGGGATGCGCTTCATCGAGGAACTGGGCGGGGAGTGGCCGCTCGTCACGGATCCGGGGAGCCTGACCGCGATCGAATACGGCGTGTACGGGGTGCCCGAGACGTATTTCATCGGTG is part of the Candidatus Palauibacter polyketidifaciens genome and encodes:
- a CDS encoding redoxin domain-containing protein, with protein sequence MRGWWRWALPAAALPVLALLYWGLGQDQRRLPSALEGREAPAFRLANLYSPSDSVSLSDFEGKVVVLNYWASWCIPCISEHPVLVRMRETYDPEEVALIGVLFQDTPENGMRFIEELGGEWPLVTDPGSLTAIEYGVYGVPETYFIGADGVVALRHDLAVTWDLVERNVDSLLVARRSGIGAGS